The nucleotide sequence TGAACAATCGCTAAAGCGCAAGAGCTAGTTACCATCCAATCGGCCTGAGCTTTTACAGCAGCCGAGGTATTGGCATAAACCACCACCACACGATCAGGGTGTAAAGCACGAAACTTGGCAAAGTCATTAGCATCACAACCCAAATCAAGAGAGCAGGTCGCTTCGAGATCAGGCATAAAGATGCGCTTTTCAGGAGACAAAATTTTGGCAGTCTCACCCATAAAACGTACACCAGCCACAATTAAATTCTTAGCGGGGTGATTTTTGCCAAATCGAGCCATCTCTAAAGAGTCTGCAACAAAGCCACCAGTCTCCAGCGCTAAATCTTGAATATCACCATCAACATAGTAATGAGCGACTAGAGCAGCATCTTTTTCAATCAAGAGCTGTTTGATACGAGCAATGACAGCTGCTTTTTCAGGTCCAGCTAAATGAGGGGGAACTTTTGCCCAAGCTTGGGCAGTGCAGGTGATCCCAGCCGAGTCTTGCTGGGGGTAGTCAAAAGCAATAGGAGCTCTAATTGTTAAGTTCATAAGAAATCTTAATTCACTTCACAGATTTCTGTGCGAATGCTAAAACGGCAACTTTGCATCTGGCTTAGCCGCCAACAATACTGCTTTAAACTCCGCCTGAATACGGGCAATCGCTTCTTCACTATCAGCCTCAAAACGCATCACCACTACCGGAGTGGTATTCGATGGTCTAGCAAGACCAAAGCCATCAGCATACTCAACTCGCACGCCATCAATCGTATTAATCGATTCAGAAGTGGGGAACTTGGCGCTGGCTTTGATGACTTCCAAGAGTTCAAAAGGCTCACCTTCAGCGCATGCTAATTGCAACTCAGGGGTGCAAATGGCATTGGGTAAATCGTTGAGTGTCTTGTTTGAATCTTTTTCTTTAGAAAGAATCTCTAGCAATCTTGCGCCAGTATAAAGACCATCATCAAATCCAAACCAACGGTCTTTAAAGAAGATATGGCCAGACATTTCACCAGCAAGGGGGGCACCAGTTTCCTTAAGTTTGGCTTTTACTAAAGAGTGACCTGTTTTCCACATGAGTGGCTCACCACCATGCTGCTTAACCCAGGAGGCTAAGTTGCGAGTACATTTGACGTCATAAATAATCTGGCCACCAGCATTACGAGATAGAACATCTTTGGCAAACAGCATCATTTGGCGGTCAGGGAAAATGACTTGACCATCTTTAGTGACCACACCAAGTCGATCGGCATCACCATCAAAAGCTAAACCAAGTTCGTTATCAGTAGTTTGTAGGTTTTTAATGAGATCCTGTAAGTTCTCAAGATGCGCAGGATCTGGGTGATGATTCGGAAAATGTCCATCGACTTCACAAAAGAGCTCTTGTACTTCACAACCGAGCGCTCTAAATAATTGACCCGCAAATGCACCGCCAACGCCATTGCCGCAATCAACGGCAATTTTCATGGGGCGAGCTAGTTTGACATCGCCAACAATATGCCTGAGGTACATCGGGAAAATGTCGAACGTGCTGCGAGTTCCTTTGCCTGTAGCAAAGTCTTTGGCTTCAATGCGCTTGCGTAGATCCTGAATCTGAGCGCCATAAATCGCGGCACCACCGAGAACCATCTTAAAACCGTTGTAGTTTGGCGGGTTATGACTCCCGGTAATCATGATGCCTGACTTGGGCTTTTTGCCATCAAGTACTTGATTAGCACCAAAGTAGACCATTGGTGTAGCAACCATTCCCAGGTCAATCACATTAATACCAGTAGACAGTAAGCCTTCAGTCAATGCTTCAATCAGGCTGGGCCCAGATAAGCGACCATCACGACCAATCACGATTTCAGTTTCGCCAAGATTGCGCATCTCAGTACCAAATGCTTGGCCAATCAGTTTGGCAATTGATGGATCGAGCGTTTGATCAATGATGCCGCGAATATCGTAGGCTTTAAAAATTGATGGTGACAGTTGCATAAGGATTATTGATTAAGAAGATTAATGCGTGCTGCAGTAACCGCATCGATGCTGTCACTTGCTTGAATATTGCTCTCGCCACTGCTAAGTGCTTTTTCAATTGGCTTAGCAAGGACTTTGCCGTATTCCACACCTGGTTGATCAAAGCTATTGATATTCCATAATGCACCTAAAGTGGCTGCACGGTTCTCATATAGGGCAAGCAGGGCGCCGAGATAGAAGGCGTTGAGCTCGGGTAGCAGCAATAAATTACTTGGCCGCTTGCCAGGGTAAACGTCATTTGGGTTGTCTGCTGACTTGCCATGAGCCAAAGCCTGAGCTTGTGCCAGGCAATTGGAGAGTAAGATACGGTGATGTGCTACAGCTTCTGGGCGATCACTCATGGGTTTGCGTACTGCAATGAAATCAATGGGGATGATTTCAGGGCCTTGATGAAACAGTTGAAAGTAGGAGTGCTGAGCATTACTACCGGCGCTACCAAAGACTACTGGCGACGAATGCTTAACGGGTTTACCATCTTTGCCGATACTCTTACCATTACTTTCCATGTCTAGTTGCTGCAACCACTTTGGAAACCAATCTAATGCATCAGCATACGGGATAGCGGAGTACGCTTTAATGTGATGTTTTTCTTGTTGATGCAACAGGGCAAGTGCCATGATGACTGGAAGGTTTTCTTCTAGAGGGGCATTTCTGAAATGCACATCCATGGCATGTGCGCCAGCCAAGAACTCTTCAAAGGTCTTAAAGCCATATTGCAAAGCAATCGGCAGGCCTACGGCTGACCACACGGAGTAGCGACCGCCAACCCAGTCCCAAAATGGGAAGATGTGGTCTTTTTCAACACCAAATGCCTTTGCCGCTGGCACATTAGCGGTCACTGCATAGAGGGCCTTGCTAATTTGACTATTGGTGAGACCATTCTCTTTGAGCCAAGCTGCGACCGCTTTGGCGTTCATAGTGGTCTCTAAGGTCGTAAATGACTTAGAGACAATGATGACTCTGGTGCTGTGGGGTAATGCACGATTTAGTATCCGTGCTAACTCTGCGGTATCAATATTGGCAAGAAAATGCATGCGCATGCCATGGCTTTCGATACCTGATACGTGCGCAAGTGCCTCAATCGCCAAACGGGGGCCAAAGTCAGAGCCGCCAATGCCGATATGAATGACATCGGTAACGCCAACCCATTTATTGCAAAGCGCTTCGATGCGATGCCAAACTTCACTAACGGCTGGCATGACATCTTTGCCGTCTAAGAGAACGGGGTCTTTTGAAAGGTTGCGCAGTGCGGAGTGAAGCGCAGGGCGATCTTCACTTTGGTTGATATGTTTGCCAGCAAACATATCAGCAATAAATTCAGGCAGCTTCGCTTTGCGGGCAAATGAAAAGAGATCTTCCCACTGTGCTGTGCTGATATTTTGATAGGCCGTATCTAAAACGACATCTACAGCCGCAATAGCGGTCTTAGGTAGGTTTTGTGTAGTTTGGGAAGGCCGTAAGGACATTTTTAGATTTTATCAATAACTCTATGAAAACCCCCTTAAAACACTGAAAATGTTAGGATTTCAGTATATTTGCTAAGCGTAAACACCAATCAAAGACAAATAGCAAAAATTGAGAACAAAGATAGCGAACAAAGACGCAGAATAAATAATAGGGTGAGACAGATAGATGGAGCAGGTTGATTGTGTTGTCGTTGGTGCTGGAGTGGTTGGTCTAGCTGTAGCTAGAGAGATGGCACTACAAGGTCGTGAAACCATTTTGCTTGAGCGTGAAAACGCTTTTGGCACCATCAGCAGCGCAAGAAATAGTGAAGTCATTCATGCTGGTATTTATTACCCAAAGGATTCTCTAAAAGCCAAGTTATGCGTTGAGGGTAACCGACTGCTATATGAGTATTGCCGCAATCATCAGGTGGCTACACAACCATATGGCAAGCTTATCGTTGCTAGTGATGAGACCCAGATGAATGACTTGCAAGCCATTTTTTATAAAGCGCAACAAAATGGTGTGCCTCATATCAAGCTCATTACCGAACAAGAGGCTAAGACCTTAGAGCCAAATCTCAACTGTTTTGCAGCCATTCTTTCTTCCACCACAGGCATCGTAGATAGTCATGGTTATATGCTCTCGTTGCTGGGGGGCTTTGAGGATGCGGGTGGTATGGTTGCTTACCAATCTCCATTACTCAGCGCGAAGCCGATTGGTAATAATGCGCAGAATGGTTATCAATTAGAAATTGGTGGTGCGGATGGCATGCAAATCCAAACAAAACTTCTCGTTAATTGTGCGGGTATGAGTGCACCAGCAGTAGCACAAAAGATTGAAGGCCTTTCAAATGATCAAATCCCAAAAGCTTATTTTGCAAAAGGAAATTACTTTTCTCTCTCTGGCAAATCACCATTTAGCCATTTGATTTATCCAATTCCTGAACCTGGTGGCCTTGGTGTGCATCTTACTTTGGATATGGGTGGTCAAGCTAAGTTTGGTCCTGATGTCGAGTGGCTGGATATTGATCGTGAAGAGCAAATCGATTACACCGTTGATCCCAAACGAGGCGAGGGCTTTTATGAAGCAGTTAGACGCTACTGGCCCGGCCTCAAAGATGGGGCCTTGCAACCGGATTATTCTGGGGTGAGGGCCAAAATTGTTCCGCCTAATGCGCCAGCGGGGGACTTTTGCTTCAATACACCCCAAGAGCATGGTATGCAGGGACTCTTTAATCTATATGGCTTTGAGTCGCCTGGATTAACGTCTAGCTTGGCTATTGCTAAGTATTTAGAGGCTCAAATCAAAAGTTCTCTATAATCTAGGGCATGAATCCAACCGGCTTGATATCTAAGGAAGAGTGGCAGAGCGGTTGAATGCACCAGTCTTGAAAACTGGCGACTGTAATAGGTCCGTGAGTTCGAATCTCACCTCTTCCGCCAATCCCCTCTTTATTCGAATTTATTGGCTTTATAGCTAATAGCCAACCCCTTTTTTCTTAATTAGTATCAAAAGTTCCTAGGGGAGATACTGGTCATCAATAGGGGCATTGATTATGACGACATTACAAGAAATTAAAGAGGCAAAAGCCCTCGGTAAAAACTGAGACTAGCTCGGGAGGAGCAAGGTCATAACTTAGCAATTATGGCCAGTCAATGCGGTATGTCTGTGGTTCAACTAGTTGCTCTTGAAGCGGGGAATTATTTTGCTTTCCACGGCAACCTTGAAGAGATGCTTGTAAAAGCAGCCACTTATGCGAACGCATTAGAGGTGAGAGTTTCTGAACCCACTTCTCTTGTGCCCCATTCTTTAACTGAATCTGCAAACGCAGAGATGTATATCCCACCTTTTTTGAGAAAAGCTCAGCAGTATTAGTTGTGTGAAGTTGTGGACAGTTGTGAATTTCTCCGCATGCATTAAAAGCTAGCAGCCAATCCAATGGATGTGCCACGTACGTTTTGTCCAAATTGATATCGAAAGACAAGTCTGATTCTGCTGAAGATGGGATCAGACGCGCTTCTGTCTAACTCAATACCGGTGCCTACAGACGATAATGAGTCAAAGCCCAAGGCGCCGCGAAGATCGCCCAAGAATTCAGTATGAGCTAATTCGAATACTGCTCGCAGCGGTCTGTCTAAAAGCATGATCGGTGTTGGAATACGGCTGCGAGCCCATATGGCAAGGCTTTGCGAATCCGCTG is from Polynucleobacter sp. MWH-UH23A and encodes:
- the pgi gene encoding glucose-6-phosphate isomerase; the encoded protein is MSLRPSQTTQNLPKTAIAAVDVVLDTAYQNISTAQWEDLFSFARKAKLPEFIADMFAGKHINQSEDRPALHSALRNLSKDPVLLDGKDVMPAVSEVWHRIEALCNKWVGVTDVIHIGIGGSDFGPRLAIEALAHVSGIESHGMRMHFLANIDTAELARILNRALPHSTRVIIVSKSFTTLETTMNAKAVAAWLKENGLTNSQISKALYAVTANVPAAKAFGVEKDHIFPFWDWVGGRYSVWSAVGLPIALQYGFKTFEEFLAGAHAMDVHFRNAPLEENLPVIMALALLHQQEKHHIKAYSAIPYADALDWFPKWLQQLDMESNGKSIGKDGKPVKHSSPVVFGSAGSNAQHSYFQLFHQGPEIIPIDFIAVRKPMSDRPEAVAHHRILLSNCLAQAQALAHGKSADNPNDVYPGKRPSNLLLLPELNAFYLGALLALYENRAATLGALWNINSFDQPGVEYGKVLAKPIEKALSSGESNIQASDSIDAVTAARINLLNQ
- a CDS encoding NAD(P)/FAD-dependent oxidoreductase, with the translated sequence MEQVDCVVVGAGVVGLAVAREMALQGRETILLERENAFGTISSARNSEVIHAGIYYPKDSLKAKLCVEGNRLLYEYCRNHQVATQPYGKLIVASDETQMNDLQAIFYKAQQNGVPHIKLITEQEAKTLEPNLNCFAAILSSTTGIVDSHGYMLSLLGGFEDAGGMVAYQSPLLSAKPIGNNAQNGYQLEIGGADGMQIQTKLLVNCAGMSAPAVAQKIEGLSNDQIPKAYFAKGNYFSLSGKSPFSHLIYPIPEPGGLGVHLTLDMGGQAKFGPDVEWLDIDREEQIDYTVDPKRGEGFYEAVRRYWPGLKDGALQPDYSGVRAKIVPPNAPAGDFCFNTPQEHGMQGLFNLYGFESPGLTSSLAIAKYLEAQIKSSL
- a CDS encoding phosphomannomutase/phosphoglucomutase, giving the protein MQLSPSIFKAYDIRGIIDQTLDPSIAKLIGQAFGTEMRNLGETEIVIGRDGRLSGPSLIEALTEGLLSTGINVIDLGMVATPMVYFGANQVLDGKKPKSGIMITGSHNPPNYNGFKMVLGGAAIYGAQIQDLRKRIEAKDFATGKGTRSTFDIFPMYLRHIVGDVKLARPMKIAVDCGNGVGGAFAGQLFRALGCEVQELFCEVDGHFPNHHPDPAHLENLQDLIKNLQTTDNELGLAFDGDADRLGVVTKDGQVIFPDRQMMLFAKDVLSRNAGGQIIYDVKCTRNLASWVKQHGGEPLMWKTGHSLVKAKLKETGAPLAGEMSGHIFFKDRWFGFDDGLYTGARLLEILSKEKDSNKTLNDLPNAICTPELQLACAEGEPFELLEVIKASAKFPTSESINTIDGVRVEYADGFGLARPSNTTPVVVMRFEADSEEAIARIQAEFKAVLLAAKPDAKLPF